A region from the Palaemon carinicauda isolate YSFRI2023 chromosome 9, ASM3689809v2, whole genome shotgun sequence genome encodes:
- the LOC137646591 gene encoding tigger transposable element-derived protein 1-like, whose product MPRRTFITEEKRLPGHKPMKDRLTLALCANASGDCKIKPLLMYHSENPRAFKGQRILKEKLQVMWRANAKAWVTRNFFTEWVNLCFGPAVKKYLAEKNLPMKCLLVLDNAPGHPPGLEEDNLVEFRFIMVLYFPPSTTPLLQPMDQQIISNFKTLYTKHLFKKCFDVTDSINLTLREFWKEHFKILTIYEKSGH is encoded by the coding sequence atgcccaggaggacttttATCACGgaagagaagagactaccgggccataaacccatgaaggaccggttaactctagccttatgtgccaatgccagcggtgactgtaagatCAAGCCACTGCTGatgtaccactctgaaaacccacgtgctttcaagggccaaaggatcttgaaagaaaaactgcaagtgatgtggcgcgctaatgctaaggcttgggttacgcggaATTTTTTCAcggaatgggttaatctgtgctttggtccggcagtcaaaaaatatttggccgagaaaaacctgccaatgaaatgtctcctggtcctcgacaatgcccctggtcatcctcctggtctcgaagaggacaatCTTGTTGAATTCAGGTTCATCATGGTCCTTTATTTCCCGCCCagcaccacgccactcctccagcccatggaccaacaaattatttctaacttcaagacactgtacacaaagcatttattcaagaaatgcttcgatgtcacagacagcatcaatctcacccttcgggaattttggaaggaacatttcaaaatTTTGACAATTTATGAAAAAAGTGGACactaa